Below is a window of Nocardioides oleivorans DNA.
CGTCTCGAGCTACCCCACGACCCGTGGCGGCGACAACGACTACGCCGCCTACCTCGCGACCGTCTGCACCGACGCCCCGTGGCCGACCGACCTCGACCAGCTGCTGGCCGACTACACCCGCCAGGACCGCACCCGGCACTTCATGGCGTGGCCCAACGCCTGGTTCAACGGACCGTGCCGGACCTGGCCGGCCGCGCCCGGCACGCCGGTCGAGATCGCGACCTCGGACCAGGAGGCGCTGCTGGTCAACGAGACCTTCGACGGCGCGACGCCGTTCGCAGGAGCCCTGGAGGTACGCCGCCGGTTCGGTGGTGCGTCCCTGATCGAGGGCGTCGGGGGCACCACCCACGCCGCCAGCCTCAGCGGCATCGGCTGCGTCGACAACAAGATCGCCGCCTACCTCGCGACCGGGAAGCTGCCGAAGCGTCGCTCGGGTGACCGTGCCGACGTGAAGTGCCCCGCGATCCCGGCCCCGAAGCCCGGGTGAGCAGGCGCGACGTCGGGCAGGACGTCAGGCGGGCACCCAGCAGATGCCGTAGCGCTGGCCGGCGTCCCACTGCTCCTGCGTCGGGCTCTCCTGCGACCAGGTGAAGTCCAACGGGTCGGCGGCGTCCGCGCGGGCCACGTCGAGGCACGTCGACTCCATCCGGTCGGCGATCGCCGCCTCCTCCGGCAGGTCCTTGCCCGGGATGTCGACGGTCGTGGTCGCGCGCCACGAGTGCTGCGAGCCGCAGGTCACCCGCCGGAACGCCTTCGTCCCCGGAGCCGCGGTCGCGCACATGGTGATGGCGGGGGCCTCGCCCCAGCCCTTCGTCTGCTTCGGGAGCCGCATCAGCTGGCGCGGCGCCGCGACGACGACCACGTCGCAGCGGAACCAGTCGGCGCCCGCCTCGGCCTTCGCCACGCTCGGCGTGAACCAGACGGCCTGCGCCATGCTCAGCCGCAGCTGGAGCGGCGTACGAGCGAGGTGGCGGGGCAGTCGCGACGTGCAGGCCCGACGGGCCTGGCGCTGGGCGGCGCGGGAGTCGGGCCGGCGCACATGACCGGCCTTGGTGGTCAGGTCGAGCCGACCGACGAAGTAGGTCTGCGCGGTGTGGGCGCGCCCGCACCGCACCGGCTTGCTGCGGCCGATGACCGCGATGGCCTGGCGGAACGACAGGTCGTGGCACTCCCCGACCTTCGGGGTGGGACCCGGGTCGGGCGGCACGGTCTCGGTGGGCGTCGGCGTCGTCGACGGCGGTGCGTCCGGCTCGGACGGCGAGCCGGTGCACGCGGTGAGCATGAGCAGCAGCGCGGCGACGACGGCGACGACCCTGGACACGGGGGTCATCCCATCACCCGTCCATCACCAGTGCTGCCAGCGTCCCCCCGAGGTCGTACGCCGACTCCCGGTCCGACGGGCCCACCTCGCCCATCACCTCGAGGACCGGGGCCGCCTGGCGCCAGGGCAGCGCCCCGACGATCGACTGCACCGAGCGCACGGCGCCGGTCGTGTCGTAGCGGCCGTGGACGTAGAGGCCGAACGGCTTGCGACCGCCCTGCGCGGCGGCTGCGGATCCGTCGTCGGTGAGGGCACCGCCCGCGGTCAGGAAGATGGTGTCGAAGAAGTGCTTGAGCGCGCCGCTCATGTAGCCGAAGTTCGCCGGGGTGCCGAGCACGAGGCCGTCGGCGGCGAGCACGTCGTCGGCGCTCGCCTCGAGCGCGGGGCGGACCACGACCTCCACGCCCTCGACGGCGTCGTCGGAGGCGCCGGCCACGACGGCATCGGTCAGGGCAGCGACCGACGGCGTGGGGGAGTGGTGCACCACCAACAAACTGGGCATGACGAGAGCCTACGAGGCGCGTAGCGTGGCCGGTCGTGACGTTCGAGGTGGCAGGCGATGCCTACGACAGGTTCATGGGTCGCTACTCCCAGCCGCTGGCGGCGACCTTCGTCGACTGGCTGGGCGTGGATCCCGGCACGCGGGCCGTCGACGTCGGCTGCGGACCGGGCGCCCTCACGGGCGTGCTGGTCGACCGGCTCGGGGCGGAGCGCGTCGCGGCGGCGGACCCGACCGCACCGTTCGTGCAGGTCTGCCGGGAGCGCCATCCCGGTGTCGACGTGCGCCAGGCGCCGGCCGAGGACCTGCCGTTCGGCGACGACACCTTCGACCTCGCGGCAGCCGGCCTGGTGGTGCACTTCATGACGGACGCGGTCGCGGGCCTCACCGAGATGGCCCGGGTGACCCGACCGGGTGGCTGGGTCGCCGCGACGGTGTGGGACCTGCACGGTCGGCGGGCGCCGATGGAGCCGGTGTGGCGCGGGCTCGAGGTCGTCGACCCCCACCGACCCGACGAGGGCGCCTCCGCGGGGGCTCGCCGCGGTGCGACCGACGAGCTGATGGCACGCGCCGGGCTCCGGGACGTCGAGAGCACCGAGCTGTCGGTCACGGTCACCCACCCCACCTTCGAGGAGTGGTGGGATCCCTACCTCCACGGTGTCGGCCCGGTGGGCGACGCGGTGGCCGCGCTCGACGACGAGCAGCGCCGACGGATGGAGTCGATGCTGCGCGACGACCTCGGCGACGGGCCCTTCGAGCTCACCGCCGTCGCCTTCGCCGCGCGCGGTCGGGTCTGAGCCCGTCTCACTTCGCGGCGGCGCCGGGACGCCGCGCGGGACCGAGGGTTACTGTGGTCCCGTCATGATGCGCAGCAGCCTCCTCCTTCGCTGCCGCAGCGAGGCCTAGGAAACCCGGCCCCCTCGTTGCGGAGTGTGGCGCGCGCCGGTCGCCCGACACCGTACGACCCGACGAGGACACCATGACCAACCTGAGCAACACCGCCAACCAGCAGGCGACGAGCCCCATGCCGTTCGGCCGCTACACGCCGTTCGTGCCCGTCGACGTGCCCGACCGCACGTGGCCGACGAAGAAGGTGGAGAAGGCGCCGCGCTGGCTCTCCACCGACCTGCGTGACGGCAACCAGGCGCTGATCGACCCGATGACCCCCGCCCGCAAGCTCACCATGTTCGAGCTGCTGGTGAAGATGGGCTACAAGGAGATCGAGGTCGGCTTCCCCAGCGCGAGCCAGACCGACTTCGACTTCGTGCGCAAGCTCATCGAGGAGGACCGGATCCCCGACGACGTGCAGATCTCGGTGCTGACGCAGGCCCGCGAGGACCTGATCGAGCGCACCGTCGACTCGTTGGTCGGCGCCCCGCGTGCCACCGTCCACCTCTACAACGCGACCGCGCCGATGTTCCAGCGGGTCGTCTTCGGCGTGACGCCCGACGAGTGCCGCAACATCGCGGTCCGCGGCACCGAGATGGTCATGAAGTACGCCGAGGAGCGCCTCGGCGCCATCGTGGGCACCGAGGACTTCGGCTACCAGTACAGCCCGGAGATCTTCACCCAGTCCGACACCGACTTCGCGCTGAGCGTGTGCGAGGCCGTCTCCGACGTGTGGCAGCCCGAGGCCGGCCGCGAGATCATCCTCAACCTGCCCGCGACCGTCGAGATGTCGACGCCCAACACCTACGCCGACCAGATCGAGTACTTCGCCCGGGGCCTGACGCGTCGCGAGCACTCCGCGATCAGCCTCCACCCGCACAACGACCGCGGGACCGCCGTCGCCGCCACCGAGCTGGCGCTGATGGCCGGTGCGGACCGCGTCGAGGGCTGCCTGTTCGGCCACGGCGAGCGGACCGGCAACGTCGACCTCGTGACGCTGGGCATGAACCTGTTCAGCCAGGGCATCGACCCGCAGGTCGACTTCAGCGACATCGACGAGGTCCGCCGCACGGTCGAGTACTGCACCGGCCTGCCCGTCCACCCGCGCCACCCCTACGCGGGCGACCTCGTCTACACCGCCTTCTCCGGCTCCCACCAGGACGCCATCAAGAAGGGACTGGAGGACCTCGAGAAGAGGGCCGCCGACCAGGGCATCGACGTGCGCGACATCGACTGGGAGGCGCCGTACCTCCCCATCGACCCCAAGGACGTCGGCCGCACCTATGAGGCCGTGATCCGGGTCAACAGCCAGTCGGGCAAGGGTGGCGTGGCCTACGTGCTCAAGACCGAGCACAAGCTCGACCTGCCGCGCCGCGCGCAGATCGAGTTCAGCCGCGTCGTGCAGCAGCACACCGACGCCGAGGGCGGCGAGATCACGCCCGAGCAGATCTGGGCCGTCTTCCGCGCCGAGTACCTCGACCGCGAGGCGCCGCTGAGGCTCAACTCGATCCACACCTCGTCGGCCACCGGCCAGAAGGACGCCCTCGACGTCAACGTGTACGTCGACGGCGTGGCGCAGGCGCTGCACGGCGAGGGCAACGGTCCGCTGTCGGCGTTCATCGCGGCCATCAACGAGCTGCCGCACGACTTCGACATCCGGCTCCTCGACTAC
It encodes the following:
- a CDS encoding septum formation family protein → MSRVVAVVAALLLMLTACTGSPSEPDAPPSTTPTPTETVPPDPGPTPKVGECHDLSFRQAIAVIGRSKPVRCGRAHTAQTYFVGRLDLTTKAGHVRRPDSRAAQRQARRACTSRLPRHLARTPLQLRLSMAQAVWFTPSVAKAEAGADWFRCDVVVVAAPRQLMRLPKQTKGWGEAPAITMCATAAPGTKAFRRVTCGSQHSWRATTTVDIPGKDLPEEAAIADRMESTCLDVARADAADPLDFTWSQESPTQEQWDAGQRYGICWVPA
- a CDS encoding flavodoxin family protein, giving the protein MPSLLVVHHSPTPSVAALTDAVVAGASDDAVEGVEVVVRPALEASADDVLAADGLVLGTPANFGYMSGALKHFFDTIFLTAGGALTDDGSAAAAQGGRKPFGLYVHGRYDTTGAVRSVQSIVGALPWRQAAPVLEVMGEVGPSDRESAYDLGGTLAALVMDG
- a CDS encoding class I SAM-dependent methyltransferase, translated to MTFEVAGDAYDRFMGRYSQPLAATFVDWLGVDPGTRAVDVGCGPGALTGVLVDRLGAERVAAADPTAPFVQVCRERHPGVDVRQAPAEDLPFGDDTFDLAAAGLVVHFMTDAVAGLTEMARVTRPGGWVAATVWDLHGRRAPMEPVWRGLEVVDPHRPDEGASAGARRGATDELMARAGLRDVESTELSVTVTHPTFEEWWDPYLHGVGPVGDAVAALDDEQRRRMESMLRDDLGDGPFELTAVAFAARGRV
- the leuA gene encoding 2-isopropylmalate synthase, translated to MTNLSNTANQQATSPMPFGRYTPFVPVDVPDRTWPTKKVEKAPRWLSTDLRDGNQALIDPMTPARKLTMFELLVKMGYKEIEVGFPSASQTDFDFVRKLIEEDRIPDDVQISVLTQAREDLIERTVDSLVGAPRATVHLYNATAPMFQRVVFGVTPDECRNIAVRGTEMVMKYAEERLGAIVGTEDFGYQYSPEIFTQSDTDFALSVCEAVSDVWQPEAGREIILNLPATVEMSTPNTYADQIEYFARGLTRREHSAISLHPHNDRGTAVAATELALMAGADRVEGCLFGHGERTGNVDLVTLGMNLFSQGIDPQVDFSDIDEVRRTVEYCTGLPVHPRHPYAGDLVYTAFSGSHQDAIKKGLEDLEKRAADQGIDVRDIDWEAPYLPIDPKDVGRTYEAVIRVNSQSGKGGVAYVLKTEHKLDLPRRAQIEFSRVVQQHTDAEGGEITPEQIWAVFRAEYLDREAPLRLNSIHTSSATGQKDALDVNVYVDGVAQALHGEGNGPLSAFIAAINELPHDFDIRLLDYAEHTLAASGDSLAAAYVELVVRGTTYWGVGIDANIVTASLKAVVSAVNRA